The proteins below come from a single Leptotrichia sp. oral taxon 223 genomic window:
- a CDS encoding NfeD family protein, whose product MGALFWAILSGTAAILEIIIPGLVTIWFALSALIVMFLANFIEDSLIQFLIFAVLTIIFLIFTRPVLRRYIELQRKTNFDASMKGTDVKIEKVVDTKKTEKEYEVKFKGSIWTGVSDEILSNGEIVKIKGFKGNKIILERK is encoded by the coding sequence ATGGGAGCATTATTTTGGGCAATTTTGTCAGGAACAGCAGCAATTCTGGAAATAATTATTCCGGGACTTGTAACAATCTGGTTTGCACTTTCAGCTTTAATTGTAATGTTTCTTGCAAATTTTATAGAAGATTCACTAATACAGTTTTTAATATTTGCTGTACTTACGATAATTTTCCTAATTTTTACACGTCCAGTCTTGAGAAGATACATTGAATTACAAAGAAAGACAAATTTTGATGCGAGCATGAAAGGGACTGATGTAAAAATTGAAAAGGTAGTGGATACTAAAAAGACTGAAAAGGAATATGAAGTAAAATTCAAAGGCTCCATTTGGACAGGTGTAAGCGATGAAATATTGTCAAATGGGGAAATAGTTAAAATTAAAGGCTTTAAGGGCAACAAGATAATTTTGGAAAGAAAATAA
- a CDS encoding SPFH domain-containing protein, with amino-acid sequence MFWTLPLIVVLIVIALIYIFKSVKIVPESRVLIIEKLGKYDRSLSSGLSFLNPFFDRVARSVSLKEQVVDFPPQPVITKDNATMQIDTVVYFQITDPKLYTYGVERPLSAIENLTATTLRNIIGDMTVDQTLTSRDIINTKMRQELDDATDPWGIKVNRVELKSILPPADIRVAMEKEMKAEREKRANILEAQAKREAAILVAEGEKQAAILRAEAKKEQQIKEAEGRAEAILSIQKAQAEALKLLNEAAPTKAVLSLKGMETFEKVADGKSTKIIIPSELQNLAGMVTAFSELAKKDKDVEQK; translated from the coding sequence ATGTTTTGGACTCTACCATTGATAGTTGTTCTAATTGTGATTGCATTAATTTACATTTTTAAATCAGTGAAGATTGTGCCAGAATCACGTGTACTTATTATTGAAAAATTGGGGAAATATGACAGATCCCTAAGTTCAGGGCTTAGCTTTCTGAATCCGTTTTTTGACAGAGTTGCAAGAAGTGTATCGTTAAAGGAACAAGTTGTGGATTTTCCGCCTCAGCCTGTTATTACAAAGGATAACGCCACAATGCAAATTGATACAGTTGTCTATTTTCAGATAACTGATCCAAAGCTGTACACTTATGGAGTGGAACGTCCACTTTCAGCAATTGAAAATTTGACAGCAACAACCTTGAGAAATATTATTGGAGATATGACAGTCGATCAGACATTGACTTCAAGAGATATTATCAACACAAAAATGCGTCAAGAATTGGATGATGCCACAGATCCTTGGGGAATAAAAGTAAATCGTGTGGAATTAAAAAGTATCTTGCCACCAGCTGATATTCGTGTAGCAATGGAAAAGGAAATGAAGGCAGAACGTGAAAAAAGGGCAAACATTCTGGAAGCACAAGCAAAAAGAGAAGCGGCAATCTTGGTTGCAGAAGGAGAAAAACAGGCTGCAATTTTAAGAGCAGAAGCTAAAAAAGAACAGCAGATAAAAGAAGCAGAAGGACGTGCGGAAGCAATCCTATCAATTCAAAAAGCACAAGCGGAAGCATTAAAATTATTAAATGAAGCTGCACCGACAAAAGCAGTATTGTCACTAAAAGGAATGGAAACATTTGAAAAAGTGGCAGACGGAAAATCAACAAAAATCATTATTCCAAGCGAGCTGCAAAATCTGGCTGGAATGGTTACAGCATTTTCGGAACTTGCTAAAAAAGATAAAGATGTGGAACAAAAATAG
- a CDS encoding N-acetylmannosamine-6-phosphate 2-epimerase, whose product MSKEKLLEKLKGKLIVSCQALPGEPLYIENGTIMHLMANAAAQAGAAGIRTNGVRDIEEIKKNLDLPVIGLIKKQYEGFPQHITVTMKEIDDLVKAKADIIALDCTMRERPEAKTINEFIKKIKEKYPDVLLMADISTFEEGVNAEKVGVDFVGTTLSGYTPYSKKSEGPDFELVENLAKTLHIPVIAEGKIHEPKQAKKMLELGAFAVVVGGAITRPLEIAQRFVREMEK is encoded by the coding sequence ATGAGTAAAGAAAAATTATTGGAAAAATTAAAAGGGAAACTGATTGTTTCATGTCAGGCATTACCGGGAGAGCCTCTTTATATAGAAAATGGGACTATAATGCATCTTATGGCTAATGCAGCGGCACAGGCTGGAGCAGCTGGAATAAGAACTAATGGAGTAAGAGATATTGAAGAAATTAAAAAAAATTTAGATTTACCTGTTATAGGACTAATCAAAAAACAATATGAAGGATTTCCTCAGCATATAACTGTAACGATGAAGGAAATAGATGATTTAGTAAAAGCTAAAGCTGATATAATTGCACTGGACTGTACAATGAGAGAACGTCCTGAAGCAAAAACAATAAATGAATTTATAAAAAAAATCAAGGAAAAATATCCTGATGTGCTATTAATGGCAGATATTTCAACGTTTGAAGAAGGAGTAAATGCTGAGAAAGTGGGTGTAGATTTCGTAGGAACAACGCTTAGTGGATATACTCCCTACAGTAAAAAATCAGAAGGTCCTGACTTTGAATTAGTAGAAAATCTTGCTAAAACGCTTCATATTCCAGTAATAGCCGAAGGGAAAATACATGAGCCAAAACAGGCGAAAAAAATGCTGGAATTAGGTGCGTTTGCAGTAGTTGTCGGGGGTGCGATAACTAGGCCTCTTGAGATTGCTCAGAGATTTGTTAGGGAAATGGAGAAATAA
- a CDS encoding PTS transporter subunit EIIC, with the protein MKNNGIFAVLQKIGRAFMLPIAVLPMAGILLGVGGSFTNPVLIKTYNLTFLEPGTPLNYLMQLFSNVGLFVFANLPLLFAVGVAIGLANKNKETAALSAVLGFLLFHTIIGTILSFQGITADSVTYDALVGKGLSEAAARGTAALYAKELGIFTLQTGVFGGIVCGIVASAITNKFSDKKLPDYLAFFSGNRFVPVMTIILFIPLAAIFPFIWPTIFMGIVKAGEMFAATGAIGTFFYGFTMRLLNVFGLHHAIYPLFWYTQLGGYQEVAGQMVAGGQNIFFAQLADPTVKHFSATATKTMTGGFLPMMFGLPAAALAMYRTADDKNKAAIKGILLSAALTSFLTGITEPIEFTFLFVAPALYVIHALLEGLAYMLMYVLNVAVGITFSRGIIDFTFFGLLQGNAKTSYFWILILGPVYALVYYFVFKTLILKFNIPTPGRGDSENKLYTRKDYNEAKGNTELIDDIVVSLGGAENIENIDACITRLRVTVKDASIVADDAKWRELQAKGVIRSGKGIQVVYGTQAETYKNQIREKYRI; encoded by the coding sequence ATGAAAAACAATGGAATTTTTGCAGTATTACAAAAAATAGGTAGGGCTTTTATGCTCCCTATCGCAGTTTTGCCAATGGCGGGGATACTTTTAGGAGTGGGAGGTTCTTTTACAAATCCCGTCCTTATAAAAACGTATAATTTAACTTTTCTTGAACCAGGAACTCCGTTAAATTATCTTATGCAGTTGTTTTCTAATGTAGGATTGTTTGTTTTTGCAAATTTACCCTTACTGTTTGCAGTTGGTGTAGCTATAGGGCTTGCAAATAAAAATAAAGAAACTGCTGCTTTATCAGCTGTTTTGGGATTTTTGCTATTTCACACTATAATAGGGACAATTTTGAGTTTTCAAGGTATAACTGCTGATTCAGTAACTTATGATGCTCTTGTTGGAAAAGGCTTGAGTGAAGCTGCGGCAAGAGGAACAGCAGCATTATATGCGAAGGAACTTGGAATATTTACATTACAGACAGGTGTGTTTGGTGGTATCGTGTGTGGTATTGTGGCTTCGGCAATTACAAACAAGTTTTCAGATAAAAAATTACCTGATTATTTGGCATTTTTCAGCGGAAACAGATTTGTGCCAGTTATGACGATAATTTTATTTATTCCTTTGGCGGCAATATTTCCGTTTATTTGGCCTACAATTTTTATGGGAATTGTAAAAGCTGGAGAAATGTTTGCGGCAACAGGAGCGATAGGAACATTCTTTTATGGATTTACAATGAGATTGTTAAATGTATTTGGATTACACCATGCTATATATCCTCTGTTCTGGTATACTCAGCTTGGAGGTTATCAGGAAGTGGCAGGACAGATGGTAGCAGGAGGGCAAAATATATTCTTTGCACAGCTTGCAGATCCAACAGTGAAACATTTTAGTGCAACAGCTACAAAAACAATGACAGGCGGATTTTTACCTATGATGTTTGGATTACCTGCGGCAGCGCTTGCAATGTACAGAACTGCAGATGATAAAAATAAGGCGGCTATAAAAGGAATATTATTGTCAGCTGCATTGACATCATTCCTTACAGGAATAACTGAACCAATAGAATTCACTTTCTTATTTGTAGCACCTGCACTATATGTAATTCACGCATTGCTTGAAGGACTAGCGTATATGCTGATGTATGTGCTTAATGTAGCAGTAGGAATTACATTCTCAAGAGGAATTATAGATTTTACTTTCTTTGGACTTTTACAAGGAAATGCGAAGACTTCATACTTTTGGATATTAATATTAGGGCCTGTATACGCACTTGTGTACTATTTTGTATTCAAAACATTAATTCTGAAATTTAATATTCCTACACCAGGTAGAGGAGATTCTGAAAATAAACTTTATACAAGAAAAGATTATAACGAAGCTAAAGGAAATACAGAACTCATAGATGATATAGTGGTTTCATTGGGAGGAGCAGAAAATATAGAAAATATAGATGCCTGCATTACAAGACTTAGAGTTACTGTAAAAGATGCTTCAATAGTTGCTGATGATGCAAAATGGAGAGAATTGCAGGCAAAAGGTGTAATTCGTTCTGGAAAAGGAATTCAAGTAGTATATGGAACTCAAGCTGAAACATATAAAAATCAAATAAGAGAAAAATATAGAATATAA
- a CDS encoding DNA polymerase III subunit delta, protein MIYFIGGKKQREFKYFELLEKIRKENIGISESFFDVDLKENEKFLEKININSIFSSQELVVLKRAEKLKNIEEILKYIANLEIVNKEIIIDYDKEDGKFGVKLKKLLDEFSKNKQMEVFLFQKETEEEIRAYVVNELNINARDVAMLLEMIGNNPFKVRNEVAKIKIFLDGEKFDIEKIKNIVSIEKDYQIYEMTRNILLNNPADVTRYLEQKKEYMGILYSLYNELEIIYKISSLKMKGRKFSKNYNTFKIEFEEIKEIFKSNNRIPNSYVIFKK, encoded by the coding sequence ATGATTTATTTTATTGGAGGAAAAAAGCAAAGAGAATTTAAGTATTTTGAACTTTTGGAGAAAATTCGGAAAGAAAATATTGGAATTAGTGAAAGTTTTTTTGATGTGGATTTAAAGGAAAATGAAAAATTTTTGGAAAAAATAAATATTAATTCCATATTTTCAAGTCAGGAACTGGTTGTGTTGAAAAGAGCAGAAAAGCTCAAAAATATTGAGGAAATTTTGAAATACATAGCAAATCTTGAGATAGTAAATAAGGAAATTATTATTGATTATGACAAGGAAGATGGGAAATTTGGAGTAAAATTAAAAAAGTTGCTGGATGAATTTAGTAAAAATAAGCAAATGGAAGTTTTTTTATTTCAGAAGGAAACAGAAGAGGAAATACGGGCTTATGTTGTAAATGAACTGAATATAAACGCAAGGGATGTGGCAATGCTTCTTGAAATGATAGGAAACAATCCGTTTAAGGTCAGAAATGAAGTTGCAAAAATTAAGATTTTTCTGGATGGAGAAAAGTTTGATATTGAAAAAATTAAAAATATTGTGTCTATTGAAAAAGATTATCAAATTTATGAAATGACCCGAAACATATTGTTAAACAACCCAGCAGATGTAACGAGATACTTGGAGCAAAAAAAAGAATATATGGGAATCTTGTATTCTCTTTACAATGAACTCGAAATAATATACAAAATAAGCTCGTTAAAAATGAAAGGGCGAAAATTCAGTAAAAATTACAACACTTTTAAAATAGAATTTGAAGAAATAAAGGAAATTTTTAAATCCAATAACAGAATCCCAAATTCCTATGTGATTTTCAAAAAATAG
- a CDS encoding GH-E family nuclease, which translates to MTPKEFRDWYNDPKNYRFETSHTNRSHAYENITTPLLPQFNSPAIPLLEYKTVPLLEYKPDYINNIQNIIQKQQMKIPIK; encoded by the coding sequence ATGACGCCTAAAGAATTTAGAGACTGGTATAATGATCCTAAAAATTATAGATTTGAAACATCGCACACTAATAGAAGTCATGCATATGAAAACATAACAACTCCGTTATTACCTCAATTTAATTCGCCAGCAATACCTCTATTAGAATACAAAACAGTACCATTATTAGAATATAAGCCAGATTATATAAATAATATACAAAATATAATTCAAAAACAACAAATGAAAATACCTATAAAATAA
- a CDS encoding ankyrin repeat domain-containing protein, with translation MSKYKTIWAAVRFGTLKDVIEIFKKGDEKIGDASGDSILFHALANTNSIARYEITNFLINKGADVKVVTEDGMSLFFPLFYYGRRDIIKMTILCKTLLEKGADITTIYKKEKTVSFKGLFNIGTPEIEMLPLYQLIFSQPGLPLLVKDKWGLTVIEFARRFNRPIAVQMMEDYVKKYNLQEEN, from the coding sequence ATGTCAAAATATAAAACAATATGGGCAGCAGTAAGATTTGGAACATTAAAAGATGTTATAGAAATATTCAAAAAAGGAGATGAAAAAATTGGAGATGCATCAGGAGATAGTATATTATTTCATGCATTAGCAAATACTAATAGCATTGCACGTTATGAAATTACTAATTTTTTAATAAATAAAGGAGCTGATGTTAAAGTAGTAACAGAAGATGGGATGAGTTTGTTCTTTCCATTATTTTATTACGGACGACGAGATATAATAAAAATGACAATATTGTGTAAAACATTATTGGAAAAAGGTGCAGATATAACAACAATATATAAGAAAGAGAAAACGGTTTCATTCAAAGGATTATTTAATATCGGCACCCCTGAAATAGAAATGTTACCGTTATACCAACTGATATTTTCTCAACCAGGACTTCCTCTTTTAGTAAAAGATAAATGGGGACTAACAGTAATTGAATTTGCGAGAAGGTTTAATAGACCAATAGCAGTACAAATGATGGAAGATTATGTAAAAAAATATAATTTGCAAGAAGAAAATTAG
- a CDS encoding ankyrin repeat domain-containing protein, translated as MSEYRTASTAAMLGTYEEFLKIFKEGDQNEISPSGRSLLFTALCNTKSKERYKIANFLINKGADVKIITEDGMSMFFPLFSYGRQDIVKTTILCKTLLEKGADITVMHKKEKTVSFKMLFNIGTPEMEMLPLYQLIFSQPGLPLLAKDKWGLTVIEFARRSNRLIAVKMMEDYVKKYNLKEDS; from the coding sequence ATGTCAGAATACAGAACGGCATCAACAGCAGCAATGTTAGGAACATATGAAGAATTTTTAAAAATATTTAAAGAAGGAGATCAAAATGAAATAAGTCCATCAGGACGAAGTTTACTTTTCACAGCATTATGTAATACAAAATCAAAAGAAAGATATAAAATAGCAAATTTTCTAATAAATAAAGGAGCAGATGTTAAAATAATAACAGAAGATGGAATGAGCATGTTTTTTCCTTTATTTTCTTATGGACGACAAGATATAGTAAAAACTACAATTTTATGTAAAACGTTATTGGAAAAAGGAGCAGATATAACAGTAATGCATAAGAAAGAGAAAACAGTTTCATTCAAAATGTTGTTTAACATCGGTACTCCTGAAATGGAAATGTTACCACTATATCAACTGATATTTTCTCAACCAGGACTTCCTCTTCTAGCAAAGGACAAATGGGGATTAACAGTAATTGAATTTGCGAGAAGATCTAATAGACTGATAGCAGTGAAAATGATGGAAGACTATGTAAAGAAATATAACCTGAAAGAAGACAGTTAG
- a CDS encoding TetR/AcrR family transcriptional regulator: MEKTKKSYHHGNLREELIEKGIEMINEVGEEKLSLRKVAKMCGVSNAAPYTYFKKKSDLLYAMSDYIWGILAAELDKTRKRYENQEDLLVKLGKTYVMFFCGNHRYYHFIISRKNMKIDLFSKFSKIENNNEKAFSILKIEAMKILEKMGVPNQAIQDKIVAMWALVQGLTTIMITNDIKYSESWEEKIEEIIKSVCIAK, from the coding sequence ATGGAAAAAACTAAAAAAAGTTATCATCATGGAAATTTACGGGAAGAATTGATTGAAAAAGGGATAGAGATGATAAATGAAGTAGGGGAAGAAAAATTATCTTTAAGAAAAGTGGCTAAAATGTGTGGGGTAAGTAATGCGGCACCGTATACATATTTTAAGAAAAAAAGTGATTTACTTTACGCAATGAGTGATTATATCTGGGGAATATTGGCAGCGGAACTGGATAAAACAAGGAAAAGATATGAAAATCAAGAGGATTTATTGGTAAAATTAGGAAAAACATATGTTATGTTTTTTTGTGGAAATCATAGATATTATCATTTTATAATTTCAAGAAAAAATATGAAAATAGATTTATTCTCAAAGTTTTCAAAAATAGAAAATAATAATGAAAAAGCATTTAGTATATTAAAAATTGAGGCAATGAAAATACTTGAAAAAATGGGAGTACCAAATCAGGCTATACAAGATAAAATTGTGGCAATGTGGGCGTTGGTACAAGGATTAACAACAATAATGATTACAAATGATATAAAGTATTCTGAAAGCTGGGAAGAGAAAATAGAGGAGATAATAAAATCAGTTTGTATAGCAAAGTAA
- a CDS encoding NAD(P)H-dependent oxidoreductase produces the protein MELIIHDLDNEKLENLKWEIEKKEKIMDKIKESIDQKKIIDDEDISIICDNNKIKSCMGCFECWIKTPGKCKIRDGYENLAKLYSKADKVVIISRCVYGSYSPFIKNVLDRTIPYLLPFFKFKNKEMHHITRNKTKFDLNVYFYGKNLSQNEKIAAKEIVKANSVNLDVKNFKVSFLED, from the coding sequence ATGGAATTAATTATACACGATTTAGATAATGAAAAATTGGAAAATTTAAAGTGGGAAATTGAAAAAAAGGAAAAAATTATGGATAAAATAAAAGAGAGCATAGATCAAAAGAAAATAATCGATGATGAAGATATATCTATAATTTGTGATAATAATAAAATTAAAAGCTGCATGGGATGTTTTGAATGCTGGATTAAAACTCCAGGAAAATGTAAAATTAGGGATGGATATGAAAATTTAGCAAAATTATATTCAAAAGCGGACAAAGTTGTGATTATAAGTCGATGTGTTTATGGTTCTTACAGTCCATTTATAAAAAATGTGCTAGATAGGACAATTCCATATTTATTGCCATTTTTCAAGTTTAAAAATAAAGAGATGCACCATATCACACGAAATAAAACAAAATTTGACTTAAATGTATATTTTTATGGAAAAAATTTGTCACAAAATGAAAAGATAGCTGCTAAAGAAATAGTAAAGGCTAACAGTGTGAATTTAGACGTAAAAAATTTTAAGGTTTCTTTTTTAGAAGATTAG
- a CDS encoding LLM class flavin-dependent oxidoreductase, protein MLELEISSFGETTPLEGSQKVISHGERIRNVIEEIELSDKLGLDIYAIGEHHRPDFAISAPEIVLAAGAVNTKHIKLSSATTNISSNDPIRVFQNFATIDAISNGRAEIMLGRGSFTESFPLFGYNLEDYEELFEEKKEMLLEINENEILNWKGEKFTHDVDNKGVYPRPVNEKLPIWVATGGSIDSTLKIAERGLPIVYAIIGGNPLAFKKLIELYRTFGKEIGHSSEKLKVAAHFWGFVWDTTEEAIEKYFWPTKTLVDQISKERPHWTPLSKERYLNSVGPDGAMFVGSPEDVANKMIKVIKELGLDRFMLHLPVGSMPHEEVLKSIKLYGEKVVPIVREYFEKKEK, encoded by the coding sequence ATGTTAGAATTAGAAATTAGCTCATTTGGGGAAACTACACCGCTTGAAGGAAGCCAAAAAGTAATTTCTCACGGCGAACGTATAAGAAATGTGATTGAAGAAATTGAACTTTCTGATAAATTGGGATTAGATATTTATGCAATTGGAGAACATCATCGTCCTGACTTTGCTATATCAGCTCCAGAAATAGTACTTGCCGCAGGAGCAGTCAACACAAAGCACATAAAACTTTCAAGTGCCACAACAAATATTTCCTCCAACGATCCGATAAGAGTTTTTCAAAACTTTGCAACAATAGACGCCATCTCAAACGGACGTGCTGAAATTATGCTTGGAAGAGGCTCTTTTACAGAATCATTCCCGTTATTTGGCTATAATCTTGAGGATTATGAAGAATTATTTGAAGAAAAAAAGGAAATGCTCCTTGAAATAAACGAAAATGAAATTTTGAACTGGAAAGGTGAAAAATTTACCCACGATGTTGATAACAAAGGTGTTTACCCACGCCCTGTCAATGAAAAACTGCCAATTTGGGTAGCAACTGGCGGAAGCATAGATTCCACATTAAAAATCGCCGAAAGGGGACTTCCTATTGTATATGCAATTATCGGAGGAAATCCATTGGCATTCAAAAAATTAATCGAACTTTACAGAACATTCGGAAAGGAAATCGGACATAGTTCTGAAAAATTAAAAGTTGCAGCACATTTTTGGGGATTTGTGTGGGATACAACTGAAGAAGCCATAGAAAAATATTTCTGGCCTACAAAAACTCTTGTGGATCAAATCTCAAAGGAACGTCCACATTGGACTCCATTAAGCAAGGAAAGATACCTAAATTCAGTAGGTCCTGATGGTGCAATGTTCGTAGGCTCTCCAGAAGATGTTGCAAATAAAATGATTAAAGTAATCAAAGAGCTGGGATTAGACAGATTTATGCTACATTTGCCTGTTGGTTCAATGCCTCACGAAGAAGTGCTGAAATCAATAAAACTTTATGGAGAAAAAGTTGTTCCGATTGTTAGGGAATATTTTGAGAAAAAAGAAAAATAA
- a CDS encoding alpha/beta hydrolase, which yields MEHLLINGTDNLFVLFHGTGGNESNLLFLTGELDSHASVISFLGNVGTGKNRRFFNPLVNGKVDKKDYSERIDEFLKNWDSMDISKYKNITFIGYSNGANFTLGLLEKRPDIANTTILLHPSNFDWQFTKKPEKNKIIATTGALDLMAPAADVVKLKNQLLNIGYDNFEIILLDSGHELTEIEVEKLKEIYKK from the coding sequence ATGGAACATTTATTAATAAACGGAACAGACAATTTATTTGTCCTATTTCACGGAACTGGCGGAAACGAAAGCAACTTGCTATTTTTGACTGGCGAACTGGACTCCCATGCAAGTGTAATCAGCTTTTTGGGGAATGTGGGGACTGGAAAAAATAGAAGATTCTTTAATCCGCTTGTAAACGGAAAAGTCGATAAAAAGGATTATTCAGAAAGAATCGACGAATTTCTAAAAAACTGGGATTCAATGGATATTTCAAAATATAAAAATATAACATTCATCGGATATTCCAACGGAGCAAACTTTACTCTCGGACTTTTGGAAAAACGCCCGGATATTGCCAATACAACTATACTCTTACATCCATCAAATTTCGATTGGCAATTTACGAAAAAGCCTGAAAAAAATAAAATTATTGCTACAACAGGCGCTTTAGATTTAATGGCTCCAGCCGCAGATGTAGTAAAATTAAAAAATCAGCTTTTAAATATTGGATACGATAATTTTGAAATAATCCTGCTTGACAGCGGACACGAATTAACAGAAATTGAAGTTGAAAAACTAAAAGAAATTTATAAAAAATAA
- a CDS encoding VOC family protein: MKNTGIHHVSVLGSDIRKAYNFYHNILGLKLILKTVNQDDSNMYHLFFGDKTGREGTEFTVFEMKGARENKFGTNAIERTMFLVPSEESLYFWEKRLDEFDVLHYGIEEYNNQKILRFEDEDGQKLGFVYRNEKIGEMNPFVKEGIPKEHAILGIGDVYLRVRYTEPTQKILEDYYGFKKYGKTKFYDWKISLFKSENSPFKHEIHIIEDKNSAVERNGVGGIHHIAFGVESVDDLEELQQKIDEKNYLNSGIKNREFMVSSYFRESNHLLFETATPLDRSSKDLPEQGQDFDEIPLFLPEFLERKRERIEKNLSLKFE; encoded by the coding sequence ATGAAAAATACAGGAATACATCACGTTTCAGTATTAGGAAGCGATATTAGAAAAGCATATAATTTTTATCATAATATTTTAGGATTAAAATTGATTTTGAAAACTGTCAATCAGGATGATTCAAATATGTATCATCTGTTCTTTGGGGATAAAACGGGGCGTGAAGGTACAGAATTTACAGTTTTTGAAATGAAGGGGGCAAGAGAAAATAAATTTGGGACAAATGCGATTGAAAGAACTATGTTTTTGGTTCCGTCTGAAGAATCTTTGTACTTTTGGGAAAAAAGGCTGGATGAGTTCGATGTGCTTCATTATGGAATCGAAGAATACAATAATCAGAAAATTCTGAGATTTGAAGATGAAGATGGACAAAAGCTGGGGTTTGTTTACAGAAATGAAAAAATTGGGGAAATGAATCCTTTTGTTAAGGAAGGAATACCGAAAGAACATGCTATCTTAGGAATTGGAGATGTTTATTTGCGTGTAAGATACACAGAGCCGACTCAAAAAATACTTGAAGATTATTATGGATTCAAAAAATATGGCAAAACAAAATTTTACGACTGGAAAATAAGTCTTTTTAAATCTGAAAACAGTCCATTCAAACATGAAATACATATTATCGAAGATAAGAATTCCGCTGTGGAAAGAAATGGTGTTGGTGGTATTCATCACATTGCGTTCGGTGTGGAAAGTGTGGATGATTTGGAAGAATTACAGCAAAAAATTGACGAAAAAAATTATTTAAATTCAGGAATAAAAAACAGGGAATTTATGGTTTCAAGTTATTTCAGGGAATCAAACCATCTTCTATTTGAAACTGCGACTCCACTTGACAGAAGTTCAAAGGATTTGCCTGAACAAGGACAGGACTTCGATGAAATTCCATTATTTTTACCGGAATTTTTGGAAAGAAAAAGAGAAAGAATTGAAAAAAATCTAAGCCTTAAATTTGAATAA
- a CDS encoding helix-turn-helix domain-containing protein — protein MEKIEKIEPNLCKIDDGLDTITGKWKLPILLHIMKNGTMRFSDLTRAIPAITQKMLTKNLRELEEDDLISRFSYPTIPPKVEYSLTEHGKELEPIIDALHEWGIKHREHIMKLFENKM, from the coding sequence ATGGAAAAAATTGAAAAAATAGAGCCAAATTTATGTAAAATAGACGATGGACTTGATACGATAACAGGAAAATGGAAATTACCAATTTTACTGCACATTATGAAAAATGGAACAATGCGTTTTTCAGACTTAACCCGTGCAATTCCAGCAATTACCCAAAAAATGCTCACGAAAAATCTGAGAGAATTAGAAGAAGACGATTTGATAAGCCGTTTTTCCTATCCGACAATTCCGCCAAAAGTAGAGTATTCGTTGACAGAACACGGAAAAGAGCTGGAACCGATTATTGACGCACTTCATGAATGGGGGATAAAGCATAGGGAACATATTATGAAATTATTTGAAAATAAGATGTAA
- the rpsT gene encoding 30S ribosomal protein S20 — translation MAHSKSSKKRVFIGERNAARNKAIRSRTKTFVKKVLAAVEAKNVDEAKSALSVAYKELDKAVTKGVLKKNTASRKKSRLTLKVNSLAN, via the coding sequence ATGGCACACTCAAAATCATCTAAAAAAAGAGTTTTTATCGGTGAAAGAAATGCAGCTAGAAACAAAGCTATTAGAAGCAGAACTAAAACTTTCGTAAAAAAAGTGCTTGCTGCTGTTGAAGCTAAAAATGTCGACGAAGCTAAATCAGCATTAAGCGTAGCATATAAAGAATTAGATAAAGCTGTAACAAAAGGTGTTCTTAAGAAAAACACTGCATCAAGAAAAAAATCTAGATTGACATTAAAAGTTAATTCATTGGCAAATTAA